A segment of the Geoglobus ahangari genome:
CACCATCCTGTCGAAGTCGTCCAGCCTGACCTTGATCTCCTCTCTCGTCTTCGTTTCCGGATCCACCTTCCTCCCCTTGTAGGTCAGAGTCACGCCCTCAACGTCCCTCCTGACCCTGAGGGCCTCATCGGTTTCGGCAAAATCTCTGCAGGGGTGGTTGAAATAGAGGTCATACTCCTCCTTGTCAATAACGAACTCCGCCATCTCCTCGACAATCCGCTCAATCTCATCCGGGTTCTCGACGGCGAACTTGACCTCAACCTCCATGGCCTGCCTTGAGGTGAGCGGATTTAACCTTAACCATACATTTTTAAATCTGAAGCTCCAGCGGGAAAGAGAGGTGATGACTGTGATCAAAAAGGGCGACTTCGTCAAGATTAGCTACACGGCAAAGCTTGAGGACGGCACCGTAATCGACTCAACGGACGAGAGCGTTGCAAGGGAGCACGGGGTTTACGAGGAGGGCGCGAGGTACGGAGACATAGTCGTCGTTGTTGGAGAGGGGCACGTGCTCAAGGGGCTCGACGAGGATCTTGAGGGCAAGGAGGTTGGCTACAAGGGCACAGTCGAGGTTCCTCCAGAGAAGGCGTTCGGAGAGTACGACCCGGACAACAAGGAGGTCGTGTCGATAACCAAGTTCAGCGAGAGGCCTGTTCCGGGGCAGAGGGTCAGGATCGGCGAGAAAACGGGGATAGTCGAGAAGGTGATCGGAAGGAGGGCGATAGTGGACTTCAACCACCCGCTCGCGGGGAAGAAGATAATTTTCGAGTACGAGATAAAGGAGCTCATTGACAAGCCGGAGGAGAAGGTGAAGTACCTGTTCCTGATCTACACTGGCAGGGAGCTCGTTCCTGAGATAGAGGATGGCAGGGTTGTTGTCGAGGTTCCGAGAGACGCG
Coding sequences within it:
- the cyaB gene encoding class IV adenylate cyclase, whose amino-acid sequence is MEVEVKFAVENPDEIERIVEEMAEFVIDKEEYDLYFNHPCRDFAETDEALRVRRDVEGVTLTYKGRKVDPETKTREEIKVRLDDFDRMVAILGKLGFRVAGEVRKRRKIYRDGSIVICIDRLEGIGSFVELEIESDDVEGAKERLFEYAEKLGLSREKSIRTSYLEMVLNVADSDGKG
- a CDS encoding peptidylprolyl isomerase, whose product is MTVIKKGDFVKISYTAKLEDGTVIDSTDESVAREHGVYEEGARYGDIVVVVGEGHVLKGLDEDLEGKEVGYKGTVEVPPEKAFGEYDPDNKEVVSITKFSERPVPGQRVRIGEKTGIVEKVIGRRAIVDFNHPLAGKKIIFEYEIKELIDKPEEKVKYLFLIYTGRELVPEIEDGRVVVEVPRDATFNQYFLLGKFTVVDQIFKHLPEVKEVVFTEKFERPEEKQETEAKEESSEGKEEAQKETEAKEE